One genomic window of Thermogemmata fonticola includes the following:
- a CDS encoding FtsK/SpoIIIE domain-containing protein, producing the protein MSGPDAPVMSPPGGGTQQASSNRQITETLSLPRQSWFEQQYEAFQQLLAIHQERQTVEAEITAAWEAEREKAEWDLQRQRKSIEQTRTEQLSRLEAEHQQALEALQQHHQSEEYALHRQRDELLHELDRKYHQARKQGEEDYQDQLWRADSLLEAGEKAAKEQWEAAQRQAAAAQEQLEKMGQILDRVLQLHHLQRADIPVPVELPPPTPDEPAVRLQKCLDLAQEQIEQWQQLRWPHWRGWRVAFAAALLTAALSVPPAFLLLPPLGASLAALLITGPATPILTWLWHRQVRQRLLKRGRQLAETLANAERAARLLSDAANSQYAQEMLLQKEKHAERRRRADEHYLPLLQNQKERYENQRQRLMTDFEHKIQKAREQFQTQLERLKQGYAQARQEAESRFASQLAEAEAACASRLKAAEAVRESSWQKLSERWNAVIEQVSTTVAALRQANDIFFPPWSRWQSLPPPPWPTRVPWGIRYGDFLLDLAALPGGQSHAGRCSLPDTLLGRFPAFIPFPNRSVMLLRVRDEGRAAGVAVLQNLMLRFLTGLPPGKVRFTIVDPVGLGENFAAFMHLADYDEKLISGHIWTEPRDIEQRLADLTEHVTSVIQKYLRSQFSSIEEYNEAAGEVAEPYRVLVVANFPAGFTPEAAQRLLSLAATGPSCGVCVLLSADTRQAMPRDFSLSALEALSLTLTWKEGRFVPKDAVLSAFPLELEAPPDVAALTELIRRAGAASLQAGRVEVPFDFIAPPADQVWTADASRTLAVPIGRAGATRRQVFRLGEGTAQHALVAGKTGSGKSTLLHALITNLALMYSPDEVELYLIDFKEGVEFQWYAALRLPHARVVAIESEREFGLSVLQRLDGLLRERGEQFRQAGVNELSAYRQWQKREVAAGRLPPDAARCPRVLLIIDEFQQLFVEDDKLAQEAALLLDRLVRQGRAFGIHVLLGSQTLGGAYSLPRSTLDQMAVRIALQCSDADAQLILSKDNTAARLLSRPGEAIYNDQSGLVEGNEPFQVVWLPESRRVEILEQLRQRAQERWPAPIVFAGHTHADVTANPALQHLWDHPAPAKAPLVWVGDPVAIRPPTAVPFRSQGGAHLLLIGQNEEAARGLITAACLSLLPQLSREEPSPSLVLLDGTPDDAEMADFFPRLAQMFPPLYLPLRSQLASALAELGADLQHRANQAASPESRKRFLLIFGIQRFRELRKAEDDFGFARRAADRETTPAEHLATLLRDGPALGLHTIIWCDSLTNLQRTFERSQLRDFAWRVLFQMSPNDSSHLMDSPAAARLGRHRALLLTEESERPEKFRPYGIPPVEWLQRLAAKWQQHRSQKLAVHPAASPQTVEHAFDISKTLPETL; encoded by the coding sequence GTGTCAGGACCGGATGCTCCCGTGATGTCGCCGCCTGGTGGCGGCACACAGCAAGCCTCATCAAACCGGCAAATCACGGAGACCCTCAGCCTCCCCCGTCAGAGCTGGTTCGAGCAGCAATACGAGGCTTTCCAGCAACTACTCGCCATTCACCAGGAACGGCAAACAGTCGAGGCCGAAATCACCGCCGCTTGGGAAGCCGAACGGGAAAAAGCCGAATGGGACCTCCAGCGCCAGCGCAAAAGCATCGAGCAAACCCGCACAGAACAGCTCAGCCGTTTGGAAGCCGAACATCAGCAGGCCCTCGAAGCGCTCCAGCAACATCACCAGAGCGAAGAGTACGCCCTGCACCGCCAGCGGGATGAGCTGCTCCACGAGTTGGACCGCAAGTATCACCAGGCCCGCAAGCAAGGGGAGGAGGATTACCAGGACCAACTCTGGCGGGCGGATTCGCTTTTGGAAGCGGGTGAGAAAGCGGCCAAGGAGCAATGGGAAGCCGCCCAACGCCAGGCCGCTGCCGCCCAAGAGCAACTGGAAAAGATGGGTCAAATCCTCGACCGCGTCCTGCAATTGCACCATCTCCAGCGTGCGGACATTCCCGTGCCGGTGGAATTGCCGCCGCCTACGCCGGACGAGCCTGCGGTGCGCCTCCAGAAGTGCCTGGACTTGGCCCAGGAGCAAATCGAGCAGTGGCAGCAACTCCGCTGGCCGCACTGGAGGGGCTGGCGCGTCGCTTTCGCCGCTGCGCTGCTTACCGCAGCTCTGAGCGTGCCTCCCGCTTTTCTCCTCCTTCCGCCCCTGGGGGCTAGCCTGGCCGCACTCCTGATCACCGGTCCGGCCACTCCCATTTTGACCTGGCTTTGGCACCGCCAGGTCCGCCAGCGGCTCCTCAAACGGGGCCGCCAGCTAGCCGAGACCTTGGCGAATGCCGAACGCGCCGCCCGACTTCTCTCCGATGCCGCCAACTCCCAATACGCCCAGGAAATGCTCCTGCAAAAGGAAAAGCATGCCGAGCGCCGACGACGCGCCGACGAACATTACCTCCCCCTGCTGCAAAACCAGAAGGAACGCTACGAAAACCAGCGTCAACGCTTGATGACCGACTTCGAGCACAAAATCCAGAAGGCCCGCGAACAATTCCAGACCCAGTTGGAACGACTAAAACAAGGATATGCCCAAGCCCGACAAGAGGCTGAAAGCCGGTTTGCCTCCCAACTCGCTGAGGCGGAGGCGGCCTGTGCTTCTCGCCTGAAGGCGGCGGAAGCCGTGCGGGAGTCGAGCTGGCAGAAATTGAGCGAGCGCTGGAATGCGGTCATCGAGCAGGTCAGCACTACCGTTGCCGCCCTGCGTCAAGCCAATGACATCTTTTTCCCTCCCTGGTCCCGCTGGCAGAGCCTGCCCCCCCCGCCCTGGCCCACTCGCGTCCCCTGGGGAATCCGCTACGGCGATTTCCTCCTCGACCTCGCAGCTCTACCCGGCGGGCAATCCCACGCCGGCCGCTGTTCTCTTCCCGATACACTTCTTGGACGGTTCCCAGCCTTCATTCCGTTCCCCAACCGCTCGGTGATGCTGCTGCGCGTCCGGGATGAGGGACGGGCGGCAGGCGTGGCTGTCTTGCAGAATCTCATGCTCCGCTTCCTGACCGGCTTGCCGCCAGGGAAAGTCCGCTTCACCATCGTGGACCCTGTCGGTCTGGGCGAGAACTTCGCTGCCTTCATGCATTTGGCGGATTACGATGAGAAACTCATCAGCGGACACATCTGGACCGAACCGCGGGACATCGAGCAACGCCTGGCGGACCTGACCGAACATGTGACGAGCGTGATCCAGAAGTATCTCCGCAGTCAATTCAGCAGTATCGAGGAGTACAACGAGGCGGCTGGGGAAGTGGCGGAACCCTACCGCGTGCTCGTCGTGGCCAATTTCCCGGCGGGATTCACCCCTGAAGCGGCCCAGCGTCTGCTCAGTCTGGCTGCCACCGGCCCCTCCTGCGGCGTCTGCGTGCTGCTGAGCGCGGACACTCGCCAGGCCATGCCCCGCGACTTCTCGCTTTCCGCCCTGGAAGCCCTCAGCCTCACGCTCACCTGGAAGGAAGGACGCTTCGTCCCGAAGGACGCGGTGCTATCCGCCTTCCCGTTAGAGCTAGAAGCGCCGCCGGATGTCGCTGCTCTGACGGAGCTGATTCGCCGCGCTGGCGCCGCGAGCCTTCAGGCGGGCCGGGTTGAGGTTCCCTTCGACTTCATCGCACCTCCAGCGGACCAGGTGTGGACCGCGGATGCTTCCCGAACACTCGCCGTTCCCATCGGCCGGGCTGGAGCCACCCGTCGCCAGGTCTTCCGCCTGGGTGAAGGCACGGCACAGCATGCCTTGGTCGCCGGCAAGACGGGTTCCGGCAAATCCACCCTCCTGCACGCCCTGATCACCAATCTCGCCTTGATGTACAGCCCGGATGAAGTGGAGTTGTACCTCATCGACTTCAAGGAGGGCGTGGAGTTCCAGTGGTATGCGGCCCTCCGGCTGCCGCATGCCCGCGTCGTGGCCATCGAGAGCGAGCGGGAGTTCGGCCTCAGCGTGCTACAAAGACTGGACGGCCTCTTGCGGGAGCGCGGCGAGCAATTCCGCCAGGCCGGGGTGAACGAGTTATCCGCCTACCGGCAATGGCAAAAGCGCGAAGTGGCAGCCGGCCGCTTGCCCCCCGATGCTGCCCGGTGTCCCCGTGTTTTGCTCATCATCGATGAATTCCAGCAATTGTTTGTCGAGGACGACAAGCTGGCCCAGGAAGCGGCCCTGCTTTTAGACCGCTTGGTACGGCAAGGCCGGGCGTTTGGCATTCACGTCCTTCTGGGATCGCAAACCCTCGGCGGTGCTTACTCGCTGCCGCGCAGCACTCTGGATCAGATGGCTGTCCGCATCGCCCTGCAATGCTCGGATGCCGATGCCCAGTTGATCCTGAGCAAAGACAATACGGCGGCCCGCCTGCTCTCCCGTCCGGGAGAGGCAATTTACAACGATCAAAGCGGGCTGGTCGAAGGCAATGAACCGTTCCAGGTGGTCTGGTTGCCGGAATCCCGACGGGTGGAAATCCTGGAACAGTTGCGGCAGCGTGCCCAGGAGCGCTGGCCAGCTCCTATTGTTTTCGCCGGCCACACCCATGCGGATGTCACAGCCAATCCTGCCTTGCAGCACCTGTGGGACCACCCCGCACCCGCTAAGGCCCCCCTCGTGTGGGTGGGCGACCCCGTGGCAATCCGGCCCCCCACTGCCGTCCCCTTCCGCTCGCAGGGCGGCGCCCATCTCCTGCTCATCGGCCAGAATGAGGAAGCCGCCCGCGGACTCATCACCGCCGCCTGCCTGAGCTTACTGCCCCAATTGAGCCGGGAGGAACCTTCCCCTTCCCTCGTCCTTTTGGATGGCACTCCCGACGATGCCGAAATGGCCGACTTCTTCCCGCGGCTCGCGCAAATGTTCCCCCCCCTCTATCTCCCCCTGCGTAGCCAGCTCGCCTCCGCGCTGGCCGAACTGGGAGCCGATCTCCAGCACCGGGCGAACCAGGCCGCCAGTCCGGAATCCCGCAAGCGCTTCCTGCTCATCTTCGGCATCCAGCGCTTCCGCGAGTTACGCAAGGCTGAGGACGACTTCGGCTTCGCCCGCCGAGCTGCGGACCGAGAAACCACTCCGGCAGAACACCTGGCCACCCTCCTGCGGGATGGTCCCGCCCTCGGCCTCCACACCATCATCTGGTGCGACTCGCTGACCAACTTACAGCGGACCTTCGAGCGCTCGCAGCTCCGAGACTTCGCCTGGCGTGTGCTCTTTCAAATGAGTCCGAATGATTCCAGCCACTTGATGGACTCTCCCGCCGCTGCCCGCTTAGGACGCCACCGGGCCTTGCTCCTTACTGAAGAGAGCGAACGGCCGGAAAAGTTCCGCCCCTACGGCATCCCGCCGGTGGAATGGCTCCAGCGTCTCGCCGCCAAATGGCAGCAGCATCGCTCACAAAAGCTGGCAGTTCACCCTGCCGCCTCACCGCAAACAGTAGAACATGCTTTTGACATCTCGAAGACACTGCCCGAAACCCTCTGA
- a CDS encoding phytoene/squalene synthase family protein: protein MTFPPLPLAPGTSDQPWDLAASYTYCRRLCQQVRSSFPLTFWLLPPHQRRGMQALYAFLRLSDDLMDGEGQAEQGVPVPSSFTSQPDPDAALSRFDSKRPGDLAASPPATDALNLWRHGLELALRGQPTHPVHPALVDTIRRFSIQPAWLYAVLEGVAQDAGPVRFASFAELYAYCWRVASAVGLACLAIWGLRRGVPWSEAEPAAIAAGIAFQLTNILRDLGEDLRRNRVYLPQDELAAFGCPVERWSDSACRPALAQLIRWQVDRARSYFRQALPLLRLLPPRSRAVFSLMTALYQHLLERVNQAGPEVLNQRVRLSRWQHWSLFLQAYLAPRSGPLSRERY from the coding sequence GTGACGTTTCCCCCGCTGCCTCTAGCTCCAGGCACATCCGATCAGCCGTGGGACTTGGCGGCTTCGTACACCTATTGCCGCCGCTTGTGCCAGCAGGTCCGCAGCTCCTTTCCTCTGACCTTCTGGCTGCTGCCGCCCCACCAGCGCCGGGGGATGCAGGCCTTGTATGCCTTTCTCCGTCTCAGTGACGATCTCATGGATGGCGAGGGCCAAGCGGAACAGGGCGTACCTGTGCCATCCTCTTTCACCTCCCAGCCGGATCCGGATGCCGCCCTGTCCCGTTTCGATAGCAAACGGCCGGGTGATCTGGCAGCATCGCCGCCAGCCACGGATGCCCTGAACCTTTGGCGGCACGGGCTGGAACTGGCCCTTCGCGGCCAGCCGACGCATCCGGTGCATCCTGCCTTGGTCGATACGATCCGCCGTTTCTCCATTCAGCCCGCATGGCTCTACGCCGTGCTAGAAGGTGTGGCTCAGGATGCCGGACCGGTCCGCTTCGCTTCCTTTGCCGAGTTGTATGCGTACTGTTGGCGTGTCGCTTCCGCCGTGGGGCTGGCCTGTCTGGCGATTTGGGGCTTGCGCCGCGGCGTGCCTTGGAGTGAGGCGGAACCGGCAGCGATCGCTGCGGGCATCGCCTTCCAACTGACGAATATCCTGCGGGATTTGGGTGAAGACCTGCGCCGGAATCGCGTCTATCTGCCCCAGGATGAATTGGCCGCTTTCGGCTGTCCGGTGGAACGCTGGTCCGACTCCGCCTGCCGTCCCGCTCTGGCGCAGCTCATCCGCTGGCAAGTGGACCGCGCCCGGAGCTACTTCCGTCAGGCTCTACCGCTCCTCCGCCTGTTGCCGCCCCGTTCCCGCGCCGTCTTCTCCTTGATGACCGCCCTGTATCAGCATCTGCTCGAACGAGTGAACCAGGCGGGGCCAGAGGTTCTCAATCAACGGGTCCGCCTGAGTCGTTGGCAACACTGGTCCCTCTTTCTCCAGGCCTATCTTGCTCCCCGGAGTGGCCCATTGTCACGGGAGAGATACTGA
- a CDS encoding HlyD family secretion protein, producing MVLRFRVRPAMALLGAALLAVSLFGAKALTQGQGETSASNRFSTPAVRPTGLIVLGTVDTDPPPVAYGLPPVLQSGTIAEVFVKEQQIVRAGDRLYAFDTSLLQRDLEIAKAELELAQTRLDEAKVAADQHAKSVAIMEKVVASAEEKVRIHSRLYNLIRDNLENFWRNQAQPKLSEEEIRKKLQDDDKLFEANAKYVIALNELGVEQARLAQLRALDPQVKVRQALAAMKRVEAEVSKAQTAIDLCTVRAKSAGTVERITISPGTTMGISTREPALWLIPEGKRIVRAEIEADFAHRVTPDLIGKTVTIYDHTDPRLTYSGTLRRISGTFLPKRSNGESLLSGNDTRVLEAIIEVEDPAPAKKPPLRVGQRVRVALGQ from the coding sequence ATGGTGTTGCGTTTCCGCGTGCGACCGGCCATGGCCCTGCTGGGGGCAGCCTTGCTCGCGGTCAGCCTCTTTGGAGCCAAGGCATTGACCCAGGGCCAGGGGGAAACCTCAGCGTCCAACCGCTTTTCTACTCCGGCGGTCCGCCCCACCGGCCTCATTGTTCTGGGAACCGTGGATACCGATCCGCCGCCCGTGGCCTACGGCCTGCCCCCCGTGCTGCAATCGGGAACGATCGCGGAAGTCTTCGTCAAAGAGCAGCAGATCGTGCGCGCCGGCGACCGCCTCTATGCCTTCGATACGTCCCTTTTGCAGCGCGACCTCGAGATCGCTAAAGCGGAACTCGAGCTGGCCCAAACCCGCTTGGACGAGGCGAAAGTTGCCGCAGACCAGCATGCCAAAAGCGTGGCCATTATGGAAAAAGTGGTCGCCAGTGCGGAAGAAAAAGTCCGCATTCATTCCCGCCTCTACAACCTTATCCGGGATAACCTCGAAAACTTCTGGCGGAATCAGGCCCAACCCAAATTGAGCGAGGAAGAAATCCGCAAGAAACTCCAGGATGACGATAAGCTCTTCGAGGCCAACGCCAAGTACGTGATCGCCTTGAACGAATTGGGTGTCGAACAGGCCCGGCTGGCTCAGTTGCGTGCCCTGGACCCGCAGGTCAAAGTCCGCCAGGCCCTGGCCGCGATGAAACGGGTGGAAGCCGAGGTGTCCAAAGCCCAAACGGCGATCGACCTGTGCACGGTGCGGGCCAAATCCGCCGGCACGGTCGAGCGAATCACTATCAGCCCAGGGACCACGATGGGCATCAGCACGCGCGAGCCGGCCTTGTGGCTGATTCCCGAAGGCAAACGGATCGTACGGGCCGAAATCGAGGCGGACTTCGCCCACCGCGTCACCCCAGACCTGATCGGCAAAACGGTGACCATCTACGACCACACCGACCCGCGCCTGACTTACAGCGGCACGTTGCGGCGCATCAGCGGGACCTTCCTGCCTAAGCGCTCCAATGGCGAAAGCCTGTTGTCCGGTAACGACACTCGTGTCCTGGAAGCGATCATCGAAGTGGAAGACCCAGCTCCGGCGAAAAAGCCGCCCCTGCGGGTTGGCCAGCGGGTCCGTGTTGCTTTGGGCCAGTGA
- a CDS encoding ABC transporter ATP-binding protein, whose amino-acid sequence MPRSGTTPVLRGLRLVKTYGDGDSRRVVLHECTLELYPGQLVLLMGPSGSGKSTLLAVLSGLLEPDAGQVLVDEEGRLRDLWQMNAAERESYRRRHTGFIFQGYNLLPALTARQQLEIVLHWCGDRREARRRVDELLERLGLVKLQGKKPAQLSGGEKQRVAIARALVKNPAFVFADEPTSALDWENGQKVMELLRAAAHERQAAVLVVSHDHRLLPYVDVHYHLEDGYLEERGLPA is encoded by the coding sequence ATGCCGCGTTCGGGTACGACCCCTGTTCTTCGGGGCCTGCGATTGGTCAAGACCTACGGCGATGGGGACAGCCGCCGGGTGGTGCTGCATGAGTGCACGCTGGAATTGTACCCAGGCCAATTGGTACTTCTGATGGGGCCGAGCGGTTCGGGCAAGTCCACCCTGCTGGCTGTTCTCTCCGGCTTGCTCGAACCGGATGCCGGGCAGGTCCTGGTGGATGAAGAAGGCCGCCTCCGTGATCTGTGGCAGATGAATGCCGCGGAACGGGAAAGCTACCGCCGCCGGCACACCGGCTTTATCTTCCAGGGGTATAATTTGCTTCCTGCGCTGACCGCGCGTCAGCAGTTGGAGATTGTCCTGCACTGGTGCGGTGATCGGCGGGAAGCGCGCCGCCGGGTCGATGAGTTGCTGGAGCGGCTTGGCCTGGTTAAACTTCAGGGGAAAAAGCCAGCCCAACTCTCCGGCGGAGAAAAGCAGCGGGTGGCCATCGCGCGGGCCTTGGTGAAAAACCCAGCGTTTGTCTTCGCGGATGAGCCAACCTCCGCCCTGGATTGGGAAAACGGCCAGAAGGTGATGGAACTCCTGCGGGCGGCAGCCCACGAACGCCAGGCGGCCGTGCTGGTCGTTTCCCACGATCACCGTCTGCTGCCCTATGTGGATGTCCATTACCATCTGGAAGATGGATATCTGGAAGAGCGTGGCTTGCCGGCTTAG